The following are encoded in a window of Staphylococcus piscifermentans genomic DNA:
- the rnz gene encoding ribonuclease Z — MEITFLGTGAALPTKERNTQAIALNLEPYSNSIWLFDAGEGTQHQILHHSIKLGKINHIFITHMHGDHIYGLPGILTSRSFQGGENKPLTIVGPRGIKEYIEITLQASLSRLNYPITFIEIDEQLHYQHEGITVTAYHLNHGVPSFGYRIEAPTTPGKINVAALREIGMEPGPKYQEVKDSETFIFNDKIYQSSEFKGEAKVGPKIAIFGDTMPCENELKIAHGVDVLVHESTYIDGDRTLADNHHHSHIADVLSLLEESEAKQALLNHISNRYNLNDIDKLYAELQNQYPDLKFKFVRDFDTFTI, encoded by the coding sequence ATGGAAATTACATTTCTCGGTACAGGCGCCGCTTTGCCGACCAAAGAACGCAATACACAAGCTATAGCGCTCAACTTGGAACCATATTCTAATTCTATCTGGCTCTTTGATGCAGGGGAAGGGACACAACATCAAATTCTGCATCATTCTATTAAACTCGGAAAAATTAATCATATCTTTATAACGCATATGCATGGCGATCATATCTATGGATTGCCAGGCATATTGACCAGTCGTTCTTTCCAAGGCGGCGAAAATAAACCTTTAACAATAGTAGGTCCTAGAGGTATCAAAGAATACATTGAGATCACACTGCAAGCTTCACTTTCACGTTTGAATTATCCAATTACCTTTATTGAAATTGATGAACAGTTGCATTACCAACATGAAGGCATTACAGTTACTGCGTACCATCTGAATCATGGTGTACCTTCGTTCGGTTATCGTATTGAAGCACCGACTACACCAGGAAAAATAAATGTTGCTGCCTTACGTGAAATTGGAATGGAACCTGGACCAAAATATCAAGAAGTAAAAGATTCTGAGACCTTTATTTTCAATGATAAAATCTATCAATCTTCAGAATTTAAAGGGGAAGCAAAAGTTGGTCCGAAAATCGCAATTTTCGGAGATACAATGCCGTGTGAAAATGAACTTAAAATCGCACACGGAGTCGATGTTCTTGTCCATGAATCTACATATATAGATGGCGATAGAACATTAGCAGATAACCATCATCATAGTCATATTGCTGACGTTTTATCTTTGCTAGAAGAATCAGAAGCGAAACAAGCATTATTAAATCATATCAGCAATCGTTACAATCTAAATGATATAGATAAGCTCTATGCTGAGTTACAGAATCAATACCCAGATTTAAAATTTAAATTTGTCAGAGATTTTGATACTTTTACAATCTAA
- the proC gene encoding pyrroline-5-carboxylate reductase, whose translation MKIVFYGSGNMAHAIFAGIIDSNVIDPNDIYITNRSNEAVLKGYADELGVNYSYDDAALLADADFVFLGTKPYDFESLADRIRPYITDQNKFISIMAGISIQYIRKELEHDNPIARIMPNTNAQVGHSVTGLSFSKNYPEDARQKVVDIVNAFGSELEVQEDALHQVTAITGSGPAFLYHVFEKYVEAGVRLGLDKEEVEESIRNLIIGTGKMIERSDLSMEQLRQNVTSKGGTTQAGLDALSQHDIEGIFEDCFKAAVKRSKELSNKE comes from the coding sequence ATGAAAATTGTATTTTATGGTTCAGGCAATATGGCACATGCTATTTTTGCAGGTATCATTGATTCTAACGTAATTGATCCTAATGATATTTATATTACGAATCGTTCGAATGAAGCGGTTCTTAAAGGGTATGCTGATGAATTAGGTGTGAATTATAGTTATGATGATGCTGCGTTACTAGCAGATGCAGACTTTGTTTTTCTAGGTACAAAGCCTTATGATTTCGAATCATTGGCCGACCGTATTCGTCCATACATTACTGATCAAAATAAATTTATTTCTATAATGGCTGGCATTTCAATTCAATATATCAGAAAAGAATTGGAACATGATAATCCAATTGCCAGAATTATGCCGAATACTAATGCTCAAGTAGGTCATTCAGTCACTGGATTGAGTTTCTCGAAAAATTATCCTGAAGACGCACGTCAAAAAGTCGTCGATATTGTGAATGCGTTTGGTTCAGAACTTGAAGTTCAAGAAGACGCGTTGCATCAAGTTACGGCGATTACTGGAAGCGGTCCTGCTTTCTTGTATCATGTATTTGAGAAGTATGTAGAAGCGGGCGTGAGATTAGGATTAGACAAAGAAGAAGTTGAAGAATCTATCCGTAATTTAATCATCGGTACTGGTAAAATGATTGAACGTTCTGATTTGAGCATGGAACAATTAAGACAAAACGTGACGTCTAAAGGTGGTACAACACAGGCCGGCCTTGATGCTTTATCTCAACATGATATCGAAGGTATATTCGAGGATTGTTTTAAAGCTGCTGTTAAACGTAGTAAAGAACTTTCAAATAAAGAATAA
- a CDS encoding SDR family NAD(P)-dependent oxidoreductase translates to MENLIGKHFVITGGTSGLGYALTKVLLERGAKVTLLVRSMTKFKQTFFPHNTHLLQAVQCDLNSAEQIKRLDFAHATINGLIHSAGLGYFKSISAHSEEEMLETYRINVVHFNILLNHLAHSFSEHPYIIGISSLAAHSTQAHSGHYAASKAAFNQVLNTYRLEHPNYHILTVNAGPIRTPFHAKADPTLKYATQVDKLMLDPDKLANQIIIYMLRNKAELNAPKWLNSLLKLYQLAPRKLERAFPKLFNNKKE, encoded by the coding sequence ATGGAGAACTTAATTGGAAAGCATTTTGTCATTACAGGAGGGACAAGCGGGCTAGGCTACGCTTTAACAAAAGTACTACTGGAAAGGGGAGCAAAGGTGACCCTCCTCGTCAGAAGTATGACTAAATTCAAGCAAACTTTTTTTCCGCATAACACACATTTACTTCAGGCAGTGCAATGTGATTTGAACTCAGCAGAACAAATTAAACGTTTGGACTTTGCGCATGCAACAATTAATGGCCTTATACATAGTGCTGGTTTAGGTTATTTCAAGTCAATCAGTGCACATAGCGAAGAAGAGATGCTTGAGACATACAGAATCAATGTCGTTCATTTCAACATCTTATTAAATCATTTGGCTCATAGTTTTTCAGAACATCCTTATATTATAGGCATCAGCAGTTTAGCTGCACACTCTACACAAGCTCATAGCGGCCATTATGCAGCAAGTAAAGCTGCCTTCAACCAAGTATTGAATACTTATCGTCTCGAGCATCCGAATTATCATATTTTAACAGTGAACGCAGGGCCTATTCGTACGCCTTTCCATGCAAAAGCAGATCCTACCTTGAAGTATGCAACTCAAGTGGACAAGTTGATGTTAGACCCTGATAAACTAGCCAACCAAATAATAATCTATATGCTGCGTAATAAAGCTGAGTTAAATGCACCCAAATGGCTGAACAGTTTACTTAAATTATACCAATTAGCACCCAGAAAGTTAGAACGCGCTTTTCCAAAATTATTTAATAATAAAAAAGAGTGA
- a CDS encoding aldo/keto reductase translates to MQKNVLKSGLEISELGLGCMSLGTEKKHAQAIIERAIELGITYFDTADMYDKGINEKLVGEILKPYQNTDDIVIGTKVGNHLKADGTTFWDPSKKHIKESVKHSLKNLGVDELDLYQLHGGTIDDPLDETISAFDELKKEGLIRAYGISSIRPNVINYYLEHSDIDTWMAQFNLIDNRPEDLFQAAHKKGVKLLARGPVFKGLLTSSSNQALDDKFNDGIFDYSYQELGSTIASLKEIEHNLTALTFNYSRAQDVLGSIIAGASSVEQLEENVRNLNTEVDFNRIQAARKRVKDLHYTNHLN, encoded by the coding sequence ATGCAAAAGAATGTTTTGAAGAGCGGATTAGAGATATCTGAATTAGGTTTAGGGTGTATGAGCCTAGGAACAGAAAAGAAGCATGCACAAGCTATTATTGAACGTGCAATTGAATTAGGAATTACTTATTTTGATACAGCTGATATGTATGATAAAGGGATAAATGAGAAATTAGTCGGTGAAATTCTGAAACCTTATCAAAATACGGATGACATTGTTATCGGCACTAAGGTAGGAAATCATCTGAAAGCAGACGGCACTACTTTCTGGGATCCTTCTAAAAAACACATTAAAGAAAGCGTTAAGCATTCATTGAAAAACCTTGGCGTAGATGAGTTGGATTTATATCAACTTCATGGCGGTACGATTGATGATCCACTAGATGAAACAATCAGTGCATTTGATGAATTGAAGAAAGAAGGTCTAATTCGTGCATATGGGATATCTTCTATTCGCCCTAACGTTATCAATTATTATTTAGAGCATAGTGATATCGATACATGGATGGCGCAATTTAATTTAATTGATAATCGTCCTGAAGATTTATTCCAAGCAGCACACAAAAAAGGCGTAAAACTCTTAGCACGTGGTCCAGTGTTTAAAGGATTGTTAACTTCTTCTAGCAATCAAGCTTTAGATGATAAATTCAATGACGGTATTTTTGATTACAGTTATCAAGAATTAGGCAGTACGATTGCTTCTCTAAAAGAAATTGAACATAACTTAACAGCATTGACGTTTAATTATTCCCGTGCTCAAGATGTGCTTGGATCTATTATTGCAGGCGCAAGTAGCGTAGAACAACTTGAAGAAAATGTAAGAAATCTTAATACAGAAGTAGATTTTAATCGTATTCAAGCAGCTCGTAAACGTGTAAAAGACCTTCATTACACAAATCATTTAAATTAA
- a CDS encoding NUDIX hydrolase: MDLTEKTLSKKHIYSGKIIDVDVDEVQLPNGDTSKREIVNHSGAVAVCALTPENKVVFVKQYRKPVEKVLLEIPAGKLEEGEDPEEAAHRELEEETGYIAESLELIADVYTSPGFANEKISIYFTDKLKKGNVHLDPDEFVEQVELSIDEINDLVANLEITDSKTLIALQHLLSNYNHSK; encoded by the coding sequence ATGGACTTAACAGAAAAAACACTTAGTAAAAAACATATCTATTCAGGAAAAATTATTGATGTTGATGTCGATGAAGTACAGTTGCCGAACGGAGATACATCCAAACGAGAGATTGTAAACCACTCAGGAGCTGTAGCAGTTTGTGCGCTTACACCTGAAAATAAAGTCGTATTTGTGAAACAATATCGTAAACCAGTTGAAAAAGTATTATTAGAAATTCCAGCCGGAAAATTAGAGGAGGGGGAAGATCCTGAGGAAGCTGCACATCGCGAATTAGAAGAAGAAACAGGATATATCGCTGAAAGTTTAGAATTAATTGCAGATGTTTATACTTCTCCAGGCTTCGCAAATGAGAAAATCTCCATTTATTTTACAGATAAGTTGAAGAAAGGAAATGTCCATTTAGACCCTGATGAATTTGTCGAACAAGTAGAGTTAAGTATTGATGAAATCAATGATTTAGTAGCAAACTTAGAAATTACAGATTCAAAAACTTTAATAGCTCTTCAACATCTATTATCAAATTATAATCATTCTAAATAA
- the fur gene encoding ferric iron uptake transcriptional regulator, translated as MEERLKRVKQQLQQSSYKLTPQREATLRVLIENESDHLSAEDVYLKVKDKAPEIGLATVYRTLELLAELKIVDKINFGDGVSRFDLKKEGEKHFHHHLVCMECGKVEEIAEDLLPKVEERVENEFNFKILDHRLTFHGICNECQQKKKEV; from the coding sequence GTGGAAGAACGTTTAAAACGCGTGAAGCAGCAATTACAACAATCATCTTATAAATTAACTCCACAACGTGAAGCAACTTTAAGAGTTTTGATTGAGAATGAATCTGATCACCTTAGTGCTGAAGATGTCTATTTGAAAGTAAAGGACAAAGCGCCTGAAATCGGTTTGGCAACAGTGTATAGAACATTAGAGTTGCTTGCAGAGTTGAAGATCGTTGATAAGATCAACTTCGGAGATGGTGTATCTCGCTTTGATTTGAAAAAAGAAGGCGAAAAACACTTCCATCACCATTTAGTTTGCATGGAATGTGGCAAAGTTGAGGAAATTGCTGAAGATTTATTGCCGAAAGTTGAAGAACGCGTAGAAAATGAATTTAATTTTAAAATCTTAGATCATCGTCTTACATTTCATGGCATTTGCAATGAATGTCAACAAAAGAAAAAAGAAGTATGA
- the xerD gene encoding site-specific tyrosine recombinase XerD, which translates to METNYDVVIEEYLKFIQIEKGLSANTIGAYRRDLNKYKEYLVLKKINNIDFIDREIIQQCLGYLHDDGHSAKSIARFISTVRSFHQFALRERYAAKDPTVLIETPKYERRLPDVLDVEDVLALLETPDLSKNNGYRDRTILELLYATGMRVTELIHVRVEDVNLIMGFVRVFGKGSKERIIPLGETVIDYLKKYIETVRPQLLKQTVTDVLFLNMHGKPLSRQGIWKLIKQYGVKANIKKKLTPHSLRHSFATHLLENGADLRAVQEMLGHSDISTTQLYTHVSKSQIRKMYNEFHPRA; encoded by the coding sequence ATGGAAACCAATTATGATGTGGTTATCGAAGAATACCTAAAATTTATTCAAATTGAAAAAGGATTAAGTGCGAATACAATCGGCGCTTATCGAAGAGATTTGAATAAATATAAAGAGTATCTGGTTTTAAAGAAAATTAATAATATAGACTTTATAGACCGTGAAATTATTCAACAATGCTTAGGATACTTGCATGATGATGGACATTCAGCTAAGTCTATTGCTCGTTTTATTTCAACTGTCAGAAGTTTTCATCAGTTTGCTTTAAGAGAACGTTATGCAGCGAAAGATCCGACTGTTTTAATTGAAACGCCTAAATATGAACGGCGCTTGCCTGATGTATTAGATGTTGAGGACGTACTCGCATTATTAGAAACACCCGATTTGTCAAAAAATAACGGTTACAGAGACCGCACCATTTTAGAATTATTGTATGCGACTGGAATGCGTGTGACAGAATTGATTCATGTGCGCGTTGAAGATGTCAATTTAATCATGGGATTTGTGCGAGTTTTCGGTAAAGGCAGCAAAGAACGTATTATTCCTTTAGGCGAGACTGTAATAGATTATTTAAAAAAATATATCGAAACAGTCAGACCGCAGTTGTTGAAACAAACAGTTACGGACGTTTTATTCTTAAATATGCATGGCAAACCTTTATCTAGACAAGGTATTTGGAAACTTATCAAACAATATGGCGTTAAAGCTAATATCAAAAAGAAACTGACACCGCACTCACTTAGACATTCATTTGCTACTCATTTACTCGAAAATGGTGCTGATTTAAGAGCGGTTCAAGAGATGTTGGGACATTCAGATATTTCGACTACACAGCTTTATACTCATGTCTCAAAATCACAAATCAGAAAAATGTATAACGAATTTCATCCTAGAGCTTAA
- a CDS encoding DUF309 domain-containing protein: MEEALLSYFYQFHAKQHYFLCHDILEEAWKAQSSYSKKDAVVSLILCATGCYHYRRGNYKGAATLFKRAYRVADYQNNNMETLGVKHQAYLDLLTQLCENASQQCSFQVIELPLLATTIKKLQQCYPYYTVMTYINERPYIYDHHLLRDRHEVEQARIEALKRSKLKWQKDNNNIEGE; the protein is encoded by the coding sequence ATGGAAGAAGCATTACTATCTTATTTTTATCAATTTCATGCTAAACAACATTATTTTTTATGTCATGACATTTTAGAAGAAGCATGGAAAGCGCAATCTTCCTATTCTAAAAAAGATGCTGTAGTCAGTCTGATATTATGCGCAACAGGATGTTATCATTATCGTCGTGGCAACTACAAAGGTGCGGCAACTTTATTTAAACGGGCGTACCGTGTAGCAGATTATCAGAATAACAATATGGAAACCTTAGGAGTAAAGCATCAGGCCTATTTGGATTTGCTCACACAATTATGTGAAAATGCTAGCCAACAATGCAGTTTCCAAGTTATCGAATTACCTCTTCTCGCTACAACTATTAAGAAACTGCAGCAATGTTATCCATATTATACAGTGATGACCTATATTAATGAAAGACCGTATATTTATGACCATCATTTATTAAGAGATCGACATGAGGTAGAACAAGCTAGAATAGAAGCGTTAAAAAGAAGTAAATTAAAATGGCAGAAAGATAATAATAATATAGAGGGAGAATGA